From a single Nymphaea colorata isolate Beijing-Zhang1983 chromosome 4, ASM883128v2, whole genome shotgun sequence genomic region:
- the LOC116252107 gene encoding beta-amylase 1, chloroplastic-like produces the protein MACFGLAHQLRSLCGAPVHHPDATKSQAVSDAPALAATAIWRPPAAPLLRGRVPDLVSPPVSPRCSSAPSEEWLRRGQMRPDLTAACLAFDEADLEEVVAPHAASKGKGGEAAGQSGVPVFVMLPLDSVRPNHEVNRGKAMNASLMALKSAGVEGVMVDVWWGLVEGQEPGRYNWSGYAELFEMARRHGLKVQAVMSFHQCGGNVGDSCTIPLPRWVVEEINRDSDLAYTDQWGRRNYEYVSLGCDELPVLRGRTPVQCYSDFMRAFRDTFSHLLGDTIVEIQVGMGPAGELRYPSYPELNGTWKFPGIGAFQCYDKYMVSSLRAAAEAIGKPEWGHGGPSDAGHYNNWPEDTPFFRKEGGWNSPYGEFFLSWYSQLLLNHGERILSSAEAIFRGTGARLSAKIAGIHWHYGTRSHAAELTAGYYNTRFRDGYIPIAKVLARHGVVFNFTCIEMKDYEQPQEAQCSPEGVVRQVVLATREVGVPLAGENALPRFDESAHDQIVRSSSLRSFSGDGKAGRGEESRGAMCAFTYLRMTPHLFEPDNWRRFVAFVKRMRESGKCWEQVQREAEPFVQASEPLVREAAGELVRG, from the exons ATGGCCTGTTTCGGGCTCGCCCACCAGCTCAGGTCTCTCTGCGGCGCTCCCGTCCATCACCCCGACGCCACGAAGTCGCAGGCCGTCTCGGACGCGCCTGCGCTTGCAGCCACGGCGATCTGGAGGCCGCCGGCGGCCCCCCTACTCCGGGGCCGGGTGCCGGACCTAGTCTCGCCCCCAGTGAGTCCTCGCTGCTCGTCGGCACCGTCGGAGGAGTGGCTCCGCCGCGGGCAGATGCGCCCGGACCTCACCGCCGCCTGCCTAGCGTTCGACGAGGCGGACCTGGAAGAGGTGGTGGCCCCTCACGCGGCGTCGAAGGGGAAAGGCGGGGAGGCGGCCGGCCAGAGCGGGGTGCCGGTGTTCGTCATGCTCCCTCTGGACAGCGTGAGGCCGAACCATGAGGTGAACCGCGGGAAAGCAATGAACGCGAGCCTGATGGCGCTGAAGAGCGCCGGCGTGGAGGGGGTGATGGTGGACGTGTGGTGGGGGCTGGTCGAAGGGCAGGAGCCGGGGCGCTACAACTGGTCCGGCTACGCCGAGCTGTTCGAGATGGCTCGTCGCCACGGGCTCAAGGTCCAGGCCGTCATGTCCTTCCACCAATGCGGGGGCAACGTTGGGGACTCCTGCAC AATACCGTTGCCGAGGTGGGTGGTGGAAGAGATTAACCGGGACTCGGACTTGGCGTACACCGATCAGTGGGGGAGAAGGAACTACGAGTACGTGTCGTTGGGGTGCGACGAGTTGCCGGTGTTGAGGGGGAGGACGCCCGTGCAGTGCTACTCCGACTTCATGAGAGCTTTCCGTGACACTTTCTCCCACCTTTTGGGTGATACCATCGTG GAAATTCAAGTGGGTATGGGCCCGGCCGGCGAGCTAAGGTACCCTTCGTACCCGGAATTGAACGGGACGTGGAAATTTCCTGGAATTGGCGCTTTCCAATGCTACGACAAG TACATGGTGAGCAGTTTGAGGGCGGCAGCAGAAGCGATCGGGAAGCCGGAATGGGGCCACGGCGGTCCGAGCGACGCCGGACACTATAACAACTGGCCGGAGGACACCCCCTTCTTCCGGAAAGAAGGCGGGTGGAACAGCCCCTACGGCGAGTTCTTCCTCTCTTGGTACTCCCAGCTGCTTCTCAACCACGGCGAGCGGATACTCTCCTCCGCGGAGGCCATCTTCCGGGGCACCGGTGCCAGGCTCTCCGCCAAGATAGCCGGCATCCACTGGCACTACGGCACCCGCTCCCACGCCGCCGAGCTCACCGCCGGCTACTACAACACCCGATTCCGCGACGGCTACATCCCCATCGCCAAGGTGCTGGCTCGCCACGGCGTGGTCTTCAACTTCACTTGCATCGAGATGAAGGACTACGAGCAGCCGCAGGAGGCGCAGTGCTCGCCGGAGGGAGTGGTCCGGCAGGTGGTGCTGGCGACGCGGGAGGTGGGCGTGCCGCTGGCCGGCGAGAACGCGCTGCCGCGGTTCGACGAGTCGGCGCACGACCAGATCGTTCGGTCTTCGTCTCTCCGGAGCTTCTCCGGAGACGGGAAGGCCGGGCGGGGAGAGGAGAGCCGCGGCGCCATGTGCGCCTTCACCTACCTAAGAATGACTCCCCACCTGTTCGAGCCCGATAACTGGAGGCGGTTCGTGGCGTTCGTGAAGAGGATGAGGGAGTCCGGTAAGTGCTGGGAGCAGGTGCAGCGGGAGGCCGAGCCGTTCGTGCAGGCCTCCGAGCCCTTGGTCCGTGAGGCGGCGGGTGAGCTCGTTCGTGGTTGA
- the LOC116252109 gene encoding uncharacterized protein LOC116252109 yields MEKKRREYGILEFFILLFFLLESSMASGLEFNFTKHVNTFRLARIQRHLNKINKPAVRTIQSVDGDTIDCVQKHNQPALDHPLLKNHKIQNVPTVMPKPNLQSRNYSGSGFLARRAWQTWHGTGHCPRGTVPIRRSSVNDVLRAKSTFHYGKKKVVRPLNQQSRSTEAPDVVSGNGHEHAIAYTGSGEFYGAKATINVWDPSIDGSNEFSLSQMWVLSGSFDGSDLNSIEAGWQVSPELYGDSRPRLFTYWTSDAYQATGCYNLLCSGFVQTNSRIAIGASISPVSSDSGDQYDITILIWKDPKLGNWWLSFGENNLVGYWPAELFTHLADHAEMVEWGGEIVNTRRNGQHTSTQMGSGRFAADGFRHSGYFRNIEVVDGDNSLSPVGTLSTLAEDPHCYDIASASSEAWGNYFYFGGPGSNPLCP; encoded by the exons ATGGAGAAAAAGAGGAGAGAATATGGTATATTAGAGTTCTtcatcctcctcttcttccttcttgaGAGCTCAATGGCTAGTGGTCTGGAGTTCAATTTCACCAAGCATGTCAATACCTTCAGATTAGCGAGGATACAGAGACATTTGAACAAGATTAACAAGCCTGCGGTTAGGACAATACAG AGCGTAGATGGGGACACCATCGACTGCGTTCAAAAGCACAACCAGCCTGCTTTAGACCATCCGCTGTTAAAAAACCACAAGATTCAG aaTGTACCTACAGTCATGCCAAAACCGAACCTACAGAGTAGGAACTATTCTGGCAGCGGGTTTCTGGCAAGAAGGGCATGGCAGACTTGGCACGGAACAGGGCACTGCCCCCGCGGAACAGTTCCCATCCGAAGAAGCTCTGTGAACGATGTCTTGAGGGCCAAGTCCACGTTTCATTATGGGAAGAAGAAGGTGGTTCGGCCTCTAAATCAACAATCAAGATCCACCGAGGCGCCTGATGTTGTTAGCGGCAACGGACACGAA CATGCAATTGCATATACTGGAAGTGGGGAGTTCTATGGGGCAAAGGCCACCATCAATGTATGGGATCCTTCCATTGATGGGTCCAATGAGTTCAGCCTCTCACAGATGTGGGTTCTTTCTGGGTCCTTTGATGGGTCTGATCTAAATAGCATTGAGGCCGGTTGGCAG GTTAGCCCTGAACTTTACGGTGACAGCAGACCAAGATTATTCACCTACTGGACG AGTGATGCATACCAAGCAACAGGATGCTACAACCTCCTCTGCTCTGGGTTTGTGCAGACAAATAGCAGAATAGCCATTGGAGCATCGATATCGCCTGTTTCTTCAGATTCAGGCGATCAGTATGACATCACCATTCTCATCTGGAAG GATCCGAAATTGGGGAATTGGTGGTTGAGCTTCGGCGAGAACAACCTGGTGGGCTACTGGCCGGCGGAGCTCTTCACGCACCTGGCGGACCACGCGGAGATGGTGGAGTGGGGAGGGGAGATCGTGAACACGAGGCGGAACGGGCAGCACACGTCGACGCAGATGGGCAGCGGGCGGTTCGCGGCGGACGGGTTCCGCCACTCCGGCTACTTCCGCAACATAGAGGTGGTGGACGGCGACAACAGCCTCAGCCCCGTTGGGACGCTCTCCACACTCGCCGAGGACCCCCACTGCTACGACATCGCCAGCGCTTCCAGCGAGGCGTGGGGCAATTACTTCTACTTCGGTGGACCAGGGAGCAACCCCCTCTGtccttga